Proteins encoded within one genomic window of Rhodobacteraceae bacterium LMO-JJ12:
- a CDS encoding TRAP transporter large permease subunit, with protein sequence MDPVLIGEILAALMFFGVIGFLLLGFPVAFTLAGVSLLFGGVGMAFGVFDPSNFGSLPNRYIGFMTNEVLVAVPLFIFMGVMLERSQIAEQLLLTMGKLFGNLRGGLGISVVLVGAMLAASTGVVGATVVTMGLISLPAMLRAGYDPKLASGVICASGTLGQIIPPSTVLIFMGDMLSGINSQVQMAKGNFAPTPVSVGDLFAGALLPGILLVSLYLVWVLFKAVTDPASCPATPVPPEEKGGLLREVFVALVPPLLLILAVLGSILGGIATPTEAASVGAVGAMVLAALRWRLSYKILRETMVATATITSMVFVILLGASVFSVVFRMMGGDNLVHEFLSNLPGGKLAAVAVVMLIMFFLGFILDTFEIIFIVIPITAPVLLMLDVDPIWLGVLVGVNLQTSFLTPPFGFALFYLRGVAPPGLPTSAIYKGVLPFVVLQIIAIAILFAFPEIVTWLPRMVAG encoded by the coding sequence ATGGATCCGGTGTTGATTGGCGAAATCCTTGCCGCCCTGATGTTCTTTGGTGTGATCGGCTTCTTGCTGCTGGGCTTTCCGGTTGCGTTTACCCTGGCGGGTGTTTCGCTGCTTTTTGGTGGCGTCGGAATGGCCTTTGGGGTCTTTGATCCGTCAAACTTCGGCTCTCTGCCCAACCGTTATATCGGGTTTATGACCAATGAGGTGTTGGTGGCTGTGCCGCTGTTCATTTTCATGGGGGTGATGCTGGAGAGAAGTCAGATTGCCGAGCAACTTCTGCTGACCATGGGCAAACTGTTTGGCAACCTGCGCGGCGGGCTTGGCATTTCGGTGGTGCTGGTGGGGGCGATGCTGGCTGCCTCGACAGGTGTGGTCGGGGCAACCGTGGTGACAATGGGGCTGATCTCGCTGCCTGCGATGTTGCGTGCGGGATATGATCCCAAGTTGGCCAGTGGTGTGATCTGTGCCAGTGGCACGCTGGGTCAGATTATTCCGCCGTCAACGGTGCTGATCTTCATGGGTGACATGCTGTCAGGCATTAACAGTCAGGTGCAGATGGCCAAGGGCAATTTTGCGCCAACCCCGGTTTCGGTGGGGGATCTGTTTGCCGGGGCGTTGCTTCCGGGGATTCTGTTGGTTTCGCTCTATCTGGTCTGGGTTTTGTTCAAGGCGGTTACTGATCCGGCCTCATGCCCAGCGACGCCGGTCCCGCCGGAAGAGAAAGGGGGGCTTCTGCGTGAGGTCTTCGTGGCTCTTGTTCCTCCTCTTCTGCTGATACTTGCGGTTCTGGGTTCGATTCTGGGCGGTATTGCAACCCCGACTGAGGCCGCTTCTGTTGGGGCTGTCGGGGCAATGGTTCTGGCGGCGCTACGCTGGCGTTTGTCTTACAAAATCCTCAGGGAAACGATGGTCGCAACGGCGACGATCACCAGCATGGTGTTTGTCATTCTGCTGGGCGCTTCGGTCTTTTCGGTAGTGTTTCGGATGATGGGGGGCGACAATCTGGTGCATGAGTTCCTCAGCAACCTGCCCGGTGGCAAACTGGCGGCGGTTGCTGTGGTGATGCTGATCATGTTCTTCCTTGGCTTCATCCTCGACACGTTTGAGATCATCTTTATCGTGATCCCGATCACCGCGCCGGTATTGCTGATGCTCGATGTTGATCCGATCTGGTTGGGCGTTCTTGTCGGGGTGAACCTGCAAACGTCGTTCCTCACCCCACCCTTCGGGTTCGCATTATTTTACTTGCGCGGTGTGGCACCGCCGGGTCTGCCGACCAGCGCGATCTATAAAGGGGTTCTGCCCTTCGTGGTGTTGCAGATCATTGCGATCGCGATTCTGTTCGCGTTCCCCGAGATCGTTACATGGCTGCCCCGAATGGTGGCGGGGTGA
- a CDS encoding aminotransferase class V-fold PLP-dependent enzyme encodes MSFQNPVFIPGPTNMPEQLRKAVDMPTLDHRSPLFGQILRPALAGVKKVLKSETAEIFIFPSTGTGGWETALTNTLSAGDKVLAARNGMFSHRWIDMCQRHSLNVQIVETPWGAGLPADRYEEILTADKHHEIKVVLATHNETATGVLFDIAAVRRALDAAGHPALLFVDGVSSIASMDFRMDEWGVDIAVTGSQKGFMLPAGLAIVGFSPKAMTAVETATLPRTFFDIRDMGKGYANNAYPYTPSVGLLNGLNESCKLLLDEGLENVFARHHRIAEGVRAAVQAWGLGLCAQSPDLYSDTVSAIRTPEGFNATDIVTHAADAYGVAFGVGLGEVAGKVFRIGHLGSLTDVMTLSGIASAEMCMADLGLDITLGSGVAAAQEYYRTNRTLAQQDAA; translated from the coding sequence ATGAGCTTTCAAAACCCGGTTTTTATCCCCGGCCCGACCAACATGCCCGAGCAGCTTCGCAAGGCTGTCGACATGCCGACGCTGGATCACCGCTCGCCACTGTTCGGGCAAATCCTTCGTCCGGCACTGGCGGGCGTGAAAAAGGTTCTGAAAAGCGAAACCGCCGAGATTTTCATCTTCCCCTCCACCGGCACCGGCGGTTGGGAAACCGCCCTGACCAACACGCTGAGCGCGGGCGACAAAGTTCTCGCTGCGCGAAACGGCATGTTCTCCCATCGCTGGATCGACATGTGCCAACGTCACAGCCTCAATGTGCAGATCGTTGAAACGCCGTGGGGCGCCGGGCTGCCCGCAGATCGCTATGAAGAAATCCTCACCGCTGACAAACACCACGAAATCAAAGTGGTTCTGGCAACCCACAACGAAACCGCAACTGGCGTGCTCTTTGACATCGCCGCTGTGCGCCGCGCACTTGACGCAGCGGGCCACCCAGCTCTGCTTTTTGTCGATGGCGTAAGCTCGATCGCCTCGATGGATTTCCGCATGGACGAATGGGGCGTTGATATCGCCGTGACCGGCTCGCAAAAGGGCTTCATGCTGCCCGCCGGGCTGGCAATTGTCGGCTTCTCGCCCAAGGCTATGACGGCTGTTGAGACCGCTACGCTACCGCGCACCTTCTTTGACATACGCGACATGGGCAAAGGCTACGCCAATAACGCCTACCCCTACACGCCCTCAGTCGGACTGCTGAACGGGCTGAACGAATCCTGCAAGCTGCTGCTCGACGAAGGGCTGGAGAACGTGTTCGCCCGCCATCATCGCATCGCCGAAGGTGTTCGCGCCGCCGTGCAGGCCTGGGGGCTTGGGCTGTGCGCGCAATCACCAGACCTCTACTCCGACACGGTCAGCGCAATCCGCACGCCCGAAGGGTTCAACGCCACCGATATCGTGACCCATGCTGCCGACGCCTATGGCGTAGCCTTTGGCGTCGGCTTGGGCGAAGTTGCGGGCAAGGTGTTCCGCATCGGCCATCTTGGAAGCTTGACTGATGTCATGACCCTGTCGGGCATCGCCAGCGCCGAAATGTGCATGGCCGATCTCGGCCTCGACATCACCCTTGGGTCCGGTGTCGCCGCCGCACAGGAGTACTACCGCACCAATCGCACCCTCGCGCAGCAAGATGCAGCGTGA
- a CDS encoding sulfite exporter TauE/SafE family protein, whose translation MLDLLILIVAGFFAGVLNTIAGGGTFLTLPALVFTGVPPVTANATSAIAVFPGYLSGALGFQRELRAFDHKTLIRLTAITLVGGLIGSVLLLMSSDKAFSVVVPFLLLIATLVFLFGDPLKKWAASKGKAITPFGASGLFAISVYGGYFNGGLGIVLLALFALWGMHDIHQMNGLKSGLSFALSAISVATFAIAGLIVWYQAVVMMIASTLGGYAGAPIARRIPVPVLRIFIACIGFSMSAVFFWRLL comes from the coding sequence TTGCTTGACCTCCTGATCCTTATCGTTGCCGGCTTTTTCGCTGGTGTTCTCAATACGATTGCGGGCGGCGGCACTTTCCTGACCCTTCCTGCGCTGGTCTTTACCGGGGTTCCTCCGGTTACGGCAAACGCAACAAGCGCAATTGCCGTCTTCCCCGGATACCTGAGTGGTGCGCTTGGATTTCAGCGTGAACTGCGCGCGTTCGACCACAAGACGCTCATCAGACTGACAGCAATCACCCTTGTTGGAGGGTTGATTGGCTCGGTTCTGCTGCTGATGTCTTCGGACAAGGCCTTTTCGGTCGTTGTTCCGTTCCTGCTTCTCATTGCAACGCTGGTTTTTCTGTTTGGTGATCCACTAAAAAAATGGGCCGCCAGCAAGGGCAAAGCCATTACGCCCTTTGGCGCTAGCGGGCTCTTCGCGATCAGCGTTTACGGTGGGTATTTCAATGGCGGTCTGGGGATCGTTCTACTGGCCCTTTTTGCGCTGTGGGGAATGCACGATATCCACCAGATGAACGGACTGAAAAGCGGCTTGTCGTTTGCCTTGTCCGCGATCTCCGTTGCAACTTTCGCAATCGCTGGACTCATCGTTTGGTATCAAGCCGTCGTGATGATGATCGCCTCCACCCTTGGTGGATATGCAGGGGCACCAATCGCACGCCGAATCCCCGTCCCGGTACTGCGCATTTTTATTGCCTGCATCGGGTTTAGTATGAGCGCAGTTTTCTTCTGGCGTCTTCTTTGA
- a CDS encoding (S)-ureidoglycine aminohydrolase, whose protein sequence is MTTKYYAPHGGHPGQETLLTDRAVFTDAYAVIPKGTMRDIVTSFLPFWEGTRLWVLSRPLSGFAETFSQYIMEVAPGGGSNRPETDPQAEGVLFVVEGTATLAVAGKDHQLTPGGYAYLPPATDWTLHNGGDETLRFHWIRKAYEAVDGLDTPDVIITNENDIAPTVMPKTDGKWATTRFVDPADLRHDMHVTVVTFEPGAVIPFAETHVMEHGLYVLEGKAVYRLNQDWVEVEAGDYMWLRAFCPQACYAGGPGKFRYLLYKDVNRHMRLGTPHR, encoded by the coding sequence ATGACGACAAAATATTATGCGCCCCATGGTGGCCACCCCGGTCAGGAAACCCTTCTGACGGACCGCGCGGTCTTCACCGACGCCTACGCCGTTATCCCAAAGGGCACGATGCGCGATATTGTGACCAGCTTCCTACCTTTCTGGGAGGGCACGCGGCTTTGGGTGCTCTCGCGCCCGCTCAGCGGATTTGCCGAAACTTTCTCGCAATACATCATGGAGGTTGCGCCGGGCGGCGGTTCAAACCGTCCCGAAACCGACCCCCAGGCCGAAGGCGTCCTCTTCGTGGTTGAGGGAACGGCCACCTTAGCCGTCGCAGGCAAAGACCATCAATTGACACCCGGTGGCTATGCCTACCTACCACCCGCGACAGATTGGACCCTGCACAATGGGGGCGACGAAACGCTTCGCTTCCATTGGATTCGCAAAGCTTACGAGGCGGTCGACGGGCTTGATACGCCCGACGTGATCATCACTAATGAGAACGACATAGCCCCGACAGTGATGCCCAAAACCGATGGCAAGTGGGCAACAACCCGCTTTGTCGATCCCGCCGACCTGCGCCACGACATGCATGTCACCGTCGTCACGTTTGAGCCCGGCGCGGTGATCCCTTTTGCCGAAACCCATGTCATGGAACACGGGCTTTATGTGCTCGAAGGCAAGGCCGTCTATCGCCTCAACCAAGACTGGGTCGAGGTCGAAGCAGGCGACTACATGTGGCTGCGCGCCTTCTGCCCGCAGGCCTGCTATGCGGGCGGCCCCGGCAAATTCCGCTATCTGCTCTACAAAGACGTTAACCGCCACATGAGACTGGGGACTCCTCACCGTTAA
- a CDS encoding pyridoxal-phosphate dependent enzyme, with translation MKDMAMYIPTYDDMLNAHERIKPHINHTPIRTSDYLNELTGAQLFFKCENFQEAGAFKVRGASNAVFGLNDAQAQKGVCTHSSGNHALSLSYAAGRRGIPCNVVMPHTAPKAKKDAVRRYGGVITECDPSTTSREETFAKVQAATGGEFVHPYNDPRVIAGQGTCAKEMIEQTGGLNLVVAPIGGGGMISGTCLTLSTLAPETRIIAAEPEQADDAYRSFKAGHIIADDAPETVADGLKVPLKELTWHFVSNHISDIFTASEQDIIDAMKLTWKYLRIVMEPSSAVPLATILKNSETFKGKRVGVIITGGNVDLDALPWIK, from the coding sequence ATGAAGGATATGGCAATGTATATCCCCACATATGACGACATGCTAAACGCGCATGAGCGGATCAAACCGCATATCAATCACACGCCGATCCGCACCTCCGATTACCTCAACGAACTAACCGGCGCGCAGCTCTTCTTCAAATGCGAGAACTTTCAGGAGGCCGGAGCGTTCAAAGTGCGCGGTGCCTCAAACGCCGTGTTCGGACTAAACGATGCACAGGCACAAAAGGGCGTATGCACGCACTCGTCGGGCAATCATGCGCTTTCGCTGTCTTACGCTGCTGGCCGTCGCGGCATCCCGTGCAATGTTGTCATGCCACACACCGCACCCAAGGCCAAAAAAGACGCCGTGCGACGCTATGGTGGCGTAATCACCGAATGCGACCCCTCAACCACGTCGCGCGAGGAAACATTCGCAAAGGTTCAGGCCGCAACCGGGGGCGAATTCGTGCATCCCTACAATGATCCGCGCGTGATCGCCGGGCAAGGAACCTGCGCAAAGGAAATGATTGAGCAAACCGGCGGTCTCAATCTGGTCGTAGCACCCATTGGCGGCGGCGGCATGATCTCGGGAACCTGTCTCACGCTGTCCACACTCGCTCCCGAGACCCGGATCATCGCCGCCGAACCCGAACAGGCCGATGATGCCTATCGCAGCTTCAAAGCCGGGCATATCATCGCCGACGACGCCCCTGAAACCGTGGCCGATGGGCTAAAAGTGCCGCTCAAAGAGTTGACCTGGCATTTCGTCTCCAACCACATCTCGGATATCTTCACCGCATCCGAGCAGGACATCATCGACGCAATGAAACTCACCTGGAAATATCTCCGCATCGTGATGGAGCCTAGCTCGGCCGTGCCACTGGCGACAATCCTCAAGAACTCCGAAACGTTCAAAGGCAAACGTGTCGGCGTCATCATCACCGGCGGCAATGTCGATCTCGACGCCCTGCCTTGGATCAAATGA
- a CDS encoding TRAP transporter substrate-binding protein — protein sequence MDRRSFIRSAGVLGAGAAAAGLAAPAVAQGNITWRMVTTWPKNFPGLGVGAQRLADRITAASGGRLTVQVYSAGELVPPLQSLDAVIDGTAEMSHGAAYYWQNKSPALSFFTGVPYGMTTPELTAWVRFMGGQEIWDEIYDQFGVQGFLSGNTGTQTGGWFRDELKSVEDVKGVRFRTPGLGGRVWEKLGATVTNMAAGEIFQALQSGTLDAAEFVGPYNDLALGFYQVAKNYYMPSFVESGLATELVVDKKKYQELPEDLQAIIRDVSQAEYDQVSADFVANDPRALKTLVDDHGVVVRNFPDDIMEAGAKASVEVVEELRNSDDPLVKKTTESFIEALNLVRTRTENIDSPYVRAREMYLKY from the coding sequence ATGGATCGTCGTAGTTTTATTCGCAGTGCAGGTGTTCTGGGAGCGGGCGCTGCCGCCGCTGGCTTGGCTGCGCCAGCCGTTGCTCAGGGTAATATCACCTGGCGCATGGTCACAACCTGGCCCAAAAATTTCCCTGGCCTCGGCGTTGGCGCGCAACGCTTGGCTGACCGCATCACCGCCGCTTCGGGCGGCCGTCTGACTGTTCAGGTCTATTCGGCAGGTGAGCTGGTTCCGCCGCTTCAGTCATTGGACGCCGTGATTGATGGCACCGCAGAGATGAGCCATGGCGCCGCTTACTACTGGCAGAACAAGTCACCTGCGCTGTCGTTCTTTACCGGCGTTCCTTACGGCATGACCACGCCCGAACTGACCGCATGGGTCCGCTTCATGGGTGGTCAGGAAATCTGGGACGAAATCTATGATCAGTTCGGCGTTCAGGGCTTCCTATCCGGCAACACCGGCACCCAGACAGGTGGTTGGTTCCGTGACGAGCTGAAAAGTGTTGAGGATGTCAAAGGCGTTCGCTTCCGCACGCCGGGCCTTGGCGGTCGGGTCTGGGAAAAACTTGGCGCAACTGTCACCAACATGGCTGCGGGCGAAATCTTTCAGGCGCTGCAATCGGGCACGCTTGATGCCGCCGAATTCGTTGGCCCTTACAACGATCTGGCGCTCGGCTTCTATCAGGTCGCCAAGAACTACTACATGCCGTCCTTCGTGGAATCCGGCCTGGCAACCGAACTGGTCGTCGATAAGAAAAAGTATCAGGAACTGCCCGAGGATCTTCAGGCCATCATCCGCGACGTGTCTCAGGCAGAATACGATCAGGTTTCGGCCGACTTCGTTGCCAACGACCCACGTGCACTGAAAACGCTGGTTGATGATCATGGTGTTGTCGTGCGCAACTTCCCAGATGACATCATGGAAGCCGGTGCCAAAGCATCGGTCGAAGTGGTCGAGGAACTGCGCAACAGCGACGATCCGCTGGTCAAGAAGACCACTGAGAGCTTTATTGAGGCGCTGAACCTGGTTCGCACGCGCACAGAGAACATCGACTCGCCCTATGTTCGTGCACGCGAAATGTATCTGAAATACTAA
- a CDS encoding TRAP transporter small permease subunit produces the protein MRLLAGIAALICAVNLMIGKTFAWLSLGIVVVCFTVVVQRYIFATSYVWMQDLYIWLNGAMFTAVAGFALLRDDHVRVDIFYRPAKVRTRALTDLIGVFLFLLPFAGVVYVYSMPFVLRAWGHYESSANVGGMPGLFILKSFVIAFVVLIALQGVAMVIRSILVLSGNEQMVPKSIQYSANQAEIDTSKGAA, from the coding sequence ATGCGTCTTCTTGCTGGAATTGCCGCATTGATCTGCGCTGTTAACCTGATGATCGGCAAAACATTCGCTTGGCTGTCGCTGGGCATTGTTGTCGTCTGTTTCACGGTTGTTGTTCAGCGCTATATTTTTGCGACGAGCTATGTGTGGATGCAGGATCTCTACATCTGGTTGAATGGTGCGATGTTTACCGCCGTGGCCGGTTTTGCATTGCTGCGCGATGACCATGTTCGGGTCGATATCTTCTATCGCCCCGCAAAGGTGCGGACCCGGGCGCTGACTGATTTGATTGGCGTATTTCTCTTCCTGCTTCCTTTTGCCGGGGTAGTTTACGTCTATTCGATGCCCTTTGTACTACGCGCCTGGGGGCACTACGAAAGCTCGGCGAATGTCGGCGGAATGCCGGGTCTCTTCATTCTGAAATCGTTCGTTATCGCATTTGTAGTGCTGATAGCCCTTCAGGGGGTTGCGATGGTCATCCGGTCAATTCTGGTTCTGTCGGGCAATGAACAGATGGTTCCCAAGTCAATTCAGTACAGCGCCAATCAAGCGGAAATTGACACCTCGAAGGGAGCTGCCTGA
- a CDS encoding IclR family transcriptional regulator, which produces MDSQDNPQTAVRRARGRPRGWDDKTEQNTIKSLDRAMEVFEYLSRTQGKALSALASEMGQSPATVYRILVTLETRGLVEFDAEEQVWHIGPNAFVIGARFLRRTGLVERARPILRKLMEETGETANIGIEKGGSVLFLSQVETEESIRAFFPPGTLSPMHASGIGKALLAHMDESRLSRVLIEGALETFTQHTITDIARLRADLAETRARGFAIDGEEKNLGMRCIAAPVFDLSQEAVAGISVSGPTSRVDTIDIERLSSAVINAANALSRAIGGEPA; this is translated from the coding sequence ATGGATTCCCAAGACAATCCCCAAACTGCCGTCCGTCGCGCCCGTGGGCGGCCAAGGGGTTGGGACGACAAGACCGAGCAAAACACCATCAAATCGCTCGATCGAGCGATGGAGGTTTTCGAATACCTGAGCCGGACGCAGGGCAAGGCATTGTCAGCGCTGGCCTCGGAGATGGGGCAATCGCCCGCAACGGTCTATCGAATTCTTGTGACACTTGAAACGCGAGGGTTGGTCGAATTTGATGCAGAGGAACAGGTCTGGCATATCGGGCCGAACGCCTTTGTGATCGGTGCGCGCTTTTTGCGGCGCACCGGCCTTGTGGAGCGCGCGCGACCCATTCTGAGAAAGTTGATGGAAGAGACCGGAGAGACCGCAAATATCGGGATCGAAAAGGGTGGCTCGGTGTTGTTTCTAAGTCAGGTGGAAACCGAAGAGAGCATACGCGCGTTTTTCCCGCCGGGAACGCTTTCGCCGATGCATGCGTCAGGTATTGGAAAGGCGTTGCTTGCTCATATGGATGAAAGCAGGCTGTCGAGAGTTTTGATCGAAGGCGCGTTGGAGACATTTACCCAGCATACGATAACGGATATCGCGCGATTGCGCGCCGATCTTGCCGAGACGCGGGCGCGTGGCTTTGCCATCGACGGTGAAGAGAAGAACCTCGGAATGCGCTGTATCGCGGCCCCGGTTTTCGATCTCAGTCAAGAGGCGGTCGCCGGTATCTCGGTTTCGGGGCCCACCAGCCGGGTCGACACAATAGATATCGAGCGCTTGAGCTCAGCCGTCATAAATGCGGCCAATGCGCTTTCGCGTGCCATTGGTGGCGAGCCAGCCTAA
- a CDS encoding malate synthase G yields MSAKFGNTNHQARNDLSVDCQLIAFIENEALPGTGVKADDFWAGLSTLAHDFGSRNQSLLEKREVLQAKIDAWHKQHRDTAFDSVAYKAFLEEIGYLLPEAGDFSIATQNVDAEIASIPGPQLVVPVTNARFVLNAANARWGSLYDGLYGTDAMGSPPPQGAFDGGRGARVVARTAVFLDETFPLTQTSHGKAKSYRITDGRLTVDGSSLIEPEKFVGYTGDADNPSTVLLKNHGLHVELVFDRTHLIGKQTASGLADVKLESAMSAIIDCEDSVACVDGEDKVLAYRNWLGLMKGDLSETFEKGGKPLTRNLNPDRQFTAPDGTDLSVKGRALLLVRNVGHLMTNPAVFDRTGGEIFEGLLDALVTTLVAMHDLAKDGGARNSTQGSIYVVKPKMHGPEEVAFADETFTQVERILGLPQYTVKLGIMDEERRTSVNLKECIRAAKHRVFFINTGFLDRTGDEIHTSMEAGPFSRKDFIKRKGWITAYENQNVDIGLECGFSGRAQIGKGMWAMPDKMSAMLDAKIEHPKAGANCAWVPSPTAATLHALHYHKVDVFKVQADLAKGGRRAYVEALLDIPIASYRKWTPEQIRREVENNAQGILGYVVRWIDQGVGCSKVPDINDVGLMEDRATCRISAQHIANWLHHDIVSKDEVMDIFRQMAEVVDRQNASDPDYVPMAPDYDGIAFKAACELVLKGCEQPSGYTEPVLHARRLELKAQQARQ; encoded by the coding sequence ATGTCAGCTAAGTTCGGTAATACCAACCATCAAGCCCGCAACGACCTTTCGGTGGATTGCCAACTCATCGCATTCATCGAAAACGAAGCATTGCCGGGAACCGGCGTCAAAGCTGATGATTTCTGGGCCGGGCTATCAACACTGGCGCATGATTTCGGCAGCCGGAACCAGAGCTTGCTGGAAAAGCGCGAAGTGCTACAGGCCAAAATCGACGCCTGGCACAAGCAACACCGCGACACGGCATTCGATAGCGTGGCCTACAAGGCGTTCCTCGAAGAGATCGGGTATCTGTTGCCGGAAGCTGGCGATTTTTCCATTGCAACGCAAAATGTTGATGCAGAAATCGCAAGCATTCCCGGCCCGCAACTTGTTGTCCCTGTCACCAATGCCCGTTTTGTCCTGAACGCCGCAAACGCCAGATGGGGCAGCCTGTATGATGGGCTTTACGGCACCGACGCCATGGGGTCACCGCCCCCACAAGGGGCATTCGATGGCGGACGCGGCGCAAGGGTTGTTGCCCGGACAGCAGTGTTTCTGGACGAAACATTCCCACTGACCCAGACAAGCCATGGGAAAGCCAAATCCTATCGCATCACAGATGGTCGGCTGACCGTCGATGGTTCATCCCTGATCGAGCCCGAAAAATTCGTTGGATATACAGGGGACGCAGACAACCCGAGCACAGTGCTCTTGAAAAACCATGGCCTGCATGTCGAACTGGTTTTTGACCGTACCCACCTCATCGGCAAGCAAACCGCCTCTGGCTTGGCGGATGTCAAACTCGAATCCGCCATGTCAGCGATCATTGATTGCGAGGATTCCGTGGCTTGTGTCGATGGCGAAGACAAAGTGCTCGCCTATCGCAACTGGCTTGGCCTGATGAAAGGCGACCTGTCGGAAACCTTTGAGAAGGGCGGCAAGCCCCTCACTCGAAACCTCAATCCTGACCGCCAATTTACCGCGCCAGACGGAACCGATCTGTCCGTCAAGGGTCGCGCCCTCTTGCTGGTGCGCAATGTCGGCCACCTCATGACCAATCCCGCAGTCTTCGACCGCACCGGCGGCGAGATTTTCGAAGGTCTGCTCGACGCGCTGGTGACAACTCTTGTCGCGATGCACGATCTGGCCAAGGACGGCGGCGCACGCAATTCCACCCAAGGATCGATCTATGTGGTGAAACCCAAGATGCACGGCCCAGAAGAGGTAGCGTTTGCTGATGAGACTTTCACCCAGGTCGAACGTATTCTGGGCCTGCCGCAATACACCGTGAAACTTGGCATCATGGATGAAGAGCGCCGCACCAGCGTCAACCTCAAGGAATGTATTCGCGCAGCCAAGCATCGAGTGTTTTTCATCAACACAGGGTTTCTCGACCGCACCGGCGACGAGATTCATACCTCAATGGAAGCAGGCCCGTTCAGCCGCAAGGATTTCATCAAGCGCAAGGGCTGGATCACGGCCTACGAAAATCAGAATGTCGACATCGGCCTTGAATGTGGGTTCTCTGGCCGCGCACAAATCGGCAAGGGCATGTGGGCCATGCCTGACAAGATGAGCGCAATGCTCGACGCCAAGATCGAACACCCCAAAGCGGGCGCGAACTGTGCCTGGGTGCCGTCACCAACCGCCGCAACCCTGCATGCGCTGCACTATCACAAGGTCGATGTGTTCAAGGTTCAGGCTGACCTGGCCAAAGGTGGGCGGCGCGCCTATGTCGAGGCGCTGCTCGATATCCCCATCGCCAGCTATCGCAAGTGGACCCCGGAACAGATCCGCCGCGAGGTCGAAAACAACGCACAGGGTATTCTGGGATATGTCGTGCGCTGGATTGATCAGGGCGTCGGTTGCTCCAAGGTTCCCGACATCAATGATGTTGGCTTGATGGAAGATCGCGCAACCTGCCGGATTTCTGCGCAACATATCGCAAACTGGCTGCACCATGACATCGTTAGCAAGGATGAAGTCATGGATATCTTCAGACAGATGGCAGAAGTCGTCGATCGTCAGAACGCCTCAGACCCCGACTATGTGCCGATGGCGCCCGACTATGACGGCATCGCCTTCAAGGCTGCCTGCGAACTTGTTCTCAAAGGGTGCGAGCAACCGTCTGGCTATACCGAGCCTGTCTTGCATGCGCGCCGCCTGGAACTAAAGGCACAACAGGCGCGCCAATAA